A segment of the Cyanobacteriota bacterium genome:
GTCAAGTCTGAGGCATGGCGAATAATTTCTTGACATGACTTGTGACCCATCATAAAAACTGGCACCAATACCAGTACCTAGATTTAAATAAAGTAAATTTTGGTACTGATTTTTTTGCCCAATAACTGCTTCGCCAATTGCGGAGTAGAACATGTCGTCGTGCAATTCAAACCTAGAATTGAGCTCTTTAGATAGTTCTTGCCAAATTGGATAGCCAATATAATTTGCTAGGTTGTGGCTTTGTACAAGTATTTGATCTTGATTCCAGTGTCCTGCTGCTGCTACTTTGATTTCTTTGAAGTCCCATCCTTGAACTATTGTTTTGATTGCCTCTATTAATTCCTGTGGCTTGGTTGACGTTTCTATAATGCTTAATTTATCGAGATCACTTGATAATGCAAGTCTAGTACTTGTGCCACCCAGGTCAATTAGTAGTGAATTGCTTGACATGGTTTTATTATAGTCTATGCTGAATTATCCCGCGAAACGCAAGTAACGAGAAGGACCATGGTCTTTCTCGTTTAGTTTGTACCCATTGACCAATATTTATCGTGTCCAATAGTCAAACTACCATCATTAATAATGCTATTTGAGTGAGCACCAATGATTTCAAGATTGCTTTTAACTCTCGGAGAATTGGTTTTGACAGATGCAATTATAAATTGTGGTTTTATTAGGTCTAGTAAAGTAGACAAATAAATGTCTTTTGCATTGAGATTAGGCAGTATGAGTAAATTAACTTCTTTAAGGTCTTTGATTGCTGCGATCTTTGCTGTTGATGTGCGGTCTTTAATTGCAAGAGCTTTTAGGCTATTTAATTCCATGAATTTATAATTCGCATCTGATTTCATGAATTCATTAAACTCTTTGTGTTCAATATGTCCGTTATGGATATTGATTTGTTTTAAGTGGCTTGGATTAGCGTTGAACCCTATGCTTATTAGAATGCAGCTGGTAATCATTGATGCTCTAACGTATTTATTGTGTAGCACTACTTGTACTAAGTTGTTTAAGATACCTGCAAGGTCTTTAGTCTCTTTGATTTGATAATCATTCTTTTCTAGTGTCCAAGAGTAAACCAAGAGGGCAAAAGCTGTTATTAAAAGAAAGACTGTTTCAAATTGAATATCAAGCCTTGTCTGTATGAATG
Coding sequences within it:
- a CDS encoding ROK family protein codes for the protein MSSNSLLIDLGGTSTRLALSSDLDKLSIIETSTKPQELIEAIKTIVQGWDFKEIKVAAAGHWNQDQILVQSHNLANYIGYPIWQELSKELNSRFELHDDMFYSAIGEAVIGQKNQYQNLLYLNLGTGIGASFYDGSQVMSRNYSPCLRLDLKPHPKGIFYSKSITADNQSSIAALQDDLIYLALIISPEIICIGGGKAKQHWTSIVEPAIKASIEYLNQNLCYKIKIEQAKLEYPAMQGMSI